The following proteins come from a genomic window of Thiothrix unzii:
- the map gene encoding type I methionyl aminopeptidase translates to MAKKERDQEITLKTPDEIAKMRVAGKLAADVLDMIGEYVKPGVTTDELDRICHDYIVNVQQAIPAPLNYGEPPFPKSICTSVNHVICHGIPSDKKLKEGDAINIDITVIKDGYHGDTSKMFHVGKPSIAAKRLSDITQQCMYLGILEVRPGATFGAIGKVIQKHAHNNRFSVVEEFCGHGIGSRFHEAPQILHYYSKDSDKLIMQVGMIFTIEPMINQGKRDLKIMPDKWTAVTKDHKLSAQWEHTVLVTQDGFEILTLRAEEAEWRSTL, encoded by the coding sequence ATGGCTAAGAAGGAAAGAGATCAGGAAATCACGCTCAAAACGCCAGACGAAATTGCCAAAATGCGGGTGGCGGGCAAATTAGCGGCTGACGTATTGGACATGATTGGCGAGTACGTTAAACCCGGTGTCACCACCGACGAGCTGGATCGCATTTGCCACGATTACATTGTGAATGTGCAACAGGCCATCCCCGCGCCGCTGAATTACGGTGAACCGCCGTTCCCGAAGTCCATTTGCACCTCGGTTAACCACGTTATTTGTCACGGCATTCCCAGCGATAAAAAGCTCAAGGAAGGCGATGCGATTAATATCGACATTACCGTGATTAAAGATGGCTACCACGGTGATACCAGCAAAATGTTTCACGTGGGTAAACCCAGTATTGCGGCGAAACGCTTGAGCGATATAACCCAGCAGTGCATGTACCTTGGCATTCTGGAAGTGCGCCCCGGTGCGACTTTTGGCGCGATTGGTAAAGTCATCCAAAAGCACGCGCACAATAATCGCTTTAGTGTAGTGGAAGAATTTTGCGGTCATGGCATTGGCAGTCGTTTCCACGAAGCACCGCAAATCCTGCATTATTACAGCAAAGACAGCGATAAATTGATCATGCAGGTGGGGATGATTTTTACGATTGAACCGATGATCAATCAAGGCAAACGCGACTTAAAAATCATGCCGGATAAATGGACAGCCGTTACCAAAGATCACAAATTATCCGCACAATGGGAACACACTGTGTTGGTAACACAAGACGGTTTTGAGATTTTAACCTTACGTGCTGAAGAAGCTGAATGGCGTTCGACATTATGA
- the glnD gene encoding [protein-PII] uridylyltransferase gives MIQINPLLSIVNQLLQRETLKIADYAQAIRDARQMLNEAFQAGENVLLLLQQHADFIDAVLQHLWNASRISSQRATLVAVGGYGRRELHPASDVDLMVLLTENPQAECNERLSAFITLLWDIGLDVGHSVRTLDECLEAASNDLTIITNLIESRYLTGNENLYRALQDAISPEQMWDSRAFFMAKLEEQQKRHLRFGDSSHRVEPNLKEGRGGLRDIQTISWVTLREYGTFSLQELYAKRLLEYDEFETLRAGREFLWSIRFVLHGLAKRKEDRLLFDYQRTLAHRFGYTDDTNNAAVEAFMQRYYRTITDLERLSEMLMGIFREKILTLTPPAPEMLGEWYQKRGTLISVNSPDVFVIYPTALLEIFLLLQMTPGVTGLIPDTIRLIRHNLHRIDAGFRQQIRHRQLFIQMLRQPKGITFVMRLMNRYGLLAAYIPAFSNIVGRMQYDLFHMYTVDEHTLFVLRNLRRYSTPQGAQELPLCSEVFRTLRNPELLYLAGLFHDIAKGRNGDHSELGAVDAFNFCREHGLDLHDASLVSWLVRNHLLMSMTAQRKDISDPAVVHEFAEHVTSQSRLDGLFLLTVADIRGTNHQLWNGWKQSLLHELYHSTRNLLRNRSSISRESALLIEEKRQAALEQLVAEGFQDKSCYQLWAQFGGDYHLQHSVESVIWHTRHILRQSKENPTLIQIRRTISGSSNVIFIYTHDQDDLFTRVVSSMEQLNLTIVQARLVSTTDGHDLYTLHILGSDNQLIDASEQQYILDTLHNNLEHTKALRHTHRKPRILRNFTVPTRIVFSQQKDKCLTLLEINARDMPGLLSRLGEAMDGLGIRVHNARINTLGEQAQDIFYVTTRNNEMITDESQQAKIREVLEKALQVD, from the coding sequence ATGATACAAATCAATCCCCTGCTGAGTATTGTTAATCAATTACTGCAACGTGAAACACTGAAAATTGCGGATTATGCACAAGCGATTCGCGACGCACGCCAGATGCTCAATGAGGCGTTTCAAGCAGGGGAAAATGTTCTGCTGTTATTGCAACAACACGCGGATTTTATTGACGCGGTGTTGCAGCATTTGTGGAATGCCAGCCGTATTTCTTCGCAACGCGCCACGCTGGTTGCCGTCGGCGGATACGGGCGACGTGAATTACACCCGGCTTCCGACGTTGATTTAATGGTGCTATTGACCGAAAACCCACAGGCAGAATGCAATGAACGCCTGTCTGCATTCATTACTTTATTGTGGGATATTGGGCTGGATGTCGGGCATAGCGTGCGCACTTTAGACGAGTGTTTGGAAGCCGCCAGCAATGATTTAACCATTATTACCAATCTGATTGAATCGCGTTATTTAACTGGCAATGAAAACCTGTATCGTGCGTTACAAGATGCGATTTCCCCCGAACAAATGTGGGACAGCCGCGCGTTTTTCATGGCAAAACTCGAAGAACAACAAAAACGCCATCTGCGTTTTGGCGATAGCTCGCACCGGGTAGAGCCAAACCTCAAGGAAGGGCGCGGTGGTTTGCGTGATATTCAGACGATTAGCTGGGTAACATTGCGCGAATACGGCACGTTTTCTTTGCAGGAACTTTACGCAAAACGTTTGCTGGAATACGACGAATTCGAGACTTTGCGTGCCGGTCGTGAATTCTTGTGGAGCATTCGTTTCGTGTTGCACGGGTTAGCCAAACGTAAAGAAGACCGTTTGTTATTTGATTATCAGCGCACGTTGGCACACCGCTTTGGTTACACCGACGACACTAATAATGCGGCGGTTGAAGCATTTATGCAGCGGTATTACCGCACTATTACCGATCTGGAACGTTTAAGTGAAATGCTCATGGGGATTTTCCGCGAGAAAATTCTGACACTAACACCGCCCGCGCCGGAGATGTTAGGTGAGTGGTATCAAAAACGTGGCACGCTGATTTCGGTCAATTCACCGGATGTGTTCGTCATTTACCCGACAGCTTTGCTGGAAATTTTCCTGTTATTACAAATGACTCCGGGGGTCACAGGCTTAATACCGGATACGATTCGGTTAATCCGGCATAATTTACACCGTATTGATGCGGGGTTTCGCCAGCAAATCCGCCATCGGCAATTGTTCATTCAGATGTTACGCCAACCTAAAGGCATTACCTTTGTAATGCGCTTAATGAATCGCTACGGGTTACTCGCCGCTTATATTCCGGCGTTTTCCAATATTGTGGGGCGGATGCAATACGATTTGTTCCATATGTATACCGTGGATGAGCACACCTTATTTGTGTTGCGCAATTTACGGCGTTATAGCACCCCGCAGGGAGCGCAGGAATTACCGCTGTGCTCTGAAGTTTTCCGCACCTTACGTAACCCTGAGTTATTGTATTTAGCCGGTTTATTCCATGACATTGCCAAAGGGCGCAACGGCGATCACTCGGAACTCGGCGCGGTGGATGCATTTAACTTCTGTCGTGAACACGGGCTGGATTTACACGACGCTTCCTTGGTTAGTTGGCTGGTTCGTAACCATTTACTGATGAGTATGACCGCGCAACGCAAAGATATTAGCGACCCGGCGGTAGTGCATGAATTCGCGGAACACGTGACTTCACAAAGCCGTTTGGATGGTTTGTTTTTATTAACCGTAGCGGATATTCGTGGGACTAATCATCAGTTATGGAATGGCTGGAAACAATCGCTGTTACACGAGTTGTACCATTCCACCCGCAATTTATTGCGCAACCGCAGCTCGATTTCGCGCGAAAGTGCCTTACTGATTGAAGAAAAACGTCAGGCCGCACTGGAACAATTGGTAGCCGAAGGTTTTCAAGATAAATCCTGTTATCAATTATGGGCGCAATTCGGCGGCGATTACCATTTACAGCATTCCGTGGAATCAGTGATTTGGCACACCCGCCATATCCTGCGGCAGAGTAAGGAAAACCCCACACTGATTCAAATACGCCGCACGATTTCCGGCAGCAGTAACGTTATTTTTATTTACACTCACGATCAGGATGATCTGTTTACGCGCGTGGTGTCGTCAATGGAACAACTTAATCTGACGATTGTGCAGGCGCGCTTGGTTTCCACCACGGATGGACACGATTTATACACCTTGCACATTTTGGGTTCTGATAATCAACTGATTGATGCGAGTGAACAGCAATACATTCTTGATACGTTGCACAATAACTTAGAACACACCAAAGCGTTACGCCATACCCACCGTAAACCACGCATTTTGCGTAACTTTACCGTACCGACGCGGATTGTGTTTAGCCAGCAAAAAGATAAATGCTTAACCTTGTTGGAAATTAATGCGCGGGATATGCCGGGGTTGTTATCGCGCCTAGGCGAAGCAATGGATGGCTTGGGCATTCGGGTGCATAACGCACGGATCAATACCTTGGGCGAACAAGCGCAGGATATTTTTTATGTCACGACCCGTAATAACGAGATGATTACGGATGAATCGCAGCAAGCGAAGATTCGCGAGGTGCTGGAGAAAGCGTTGCAGGTAGATTGA